The proteins below come from a single Kryptolebias marmoratus isolate JLee-2015 linkage group LG12, ASM164957v2, whole genome shotgun sequence genomic window:
- the mief1 gene encoding mitochondrial dynamics protein MID51: protein MAGVNGDGKGKKDDNGIGTAIDFMLSNAKLVLGVGGAAMLGIATLAVKRMYDRAISAPTSPTKMEKAGKRCWEEPAWMGSSPRVLNHDMKSTVSRSLQSLPTSSHSFEPDSLRRAVGRSAVGRGRAAQSDLLRARMRLSLQERLWEFYQNSVNIPAEEQAMARKAALDICAEVRVFLHAKLPDMPLREMYLSGSLYDDLQVVTADHAQLMVPLILEKNLWSSIPGEDTIMNVPGFWLVRRENLEYFPRNSSYWDRCMVGGYLSPKSVLEVFEKLVAGSINWPAIGSVLDYIIRPVVPSETLTLEVQYETNRRLYVDFLPLLVMEDGTSLIAKPHRLAAERHENLWRQSFRVAETARLRALDQEDGGCRCACLKVAKAACKLTPALSRLNASQLTNTILLLSEKEGDWTQEALADRFLQLLRTLVEHLEAGRLPCTLSPKVNLFCELTEQEVDELGYTLYCALSEPEGLLRTAEPQI, encoded by the exons ATGGCAGGAGTGAATGGAGACGGCAAAGGGAAGAAAGACGACAACGGCATCGGGACAGCCATCGACTTCATGCTGTCCAACGCCAAGCTGGTGCTGGGGGTGGGCGGCGCGGCGATGCTCGGCATCGCAACGCTGGCTGTCAAAAGA ATGTACGACCGTGCCATAAGCGCCCCCACCAGCCCCACCAAGATGGAGAAGGCGGGAAAGAGGTGCTGGGAGGAGCCTGCCTGGATGGGGTCGTCGCCGCGCGTCCTGAACCACGACATGAAGTCCACAGTGAGCAGGTCTCTCCAGTCTCTGCCCACGTCCTCCCATTCCTTTGAACCAG ACAGCCTGCGGAGGGCAGTGGGACGCTCCGCCGTGGGGAGGGGCCGCGCCGCTCAGTCCGACCTGCTGCGGGCCCGGATGCGCCTGTCTCTGCAGGAGCGCCTGTGGGAGTTCTACCAGAACAGCGTCAACATCCCCGCCGAGGAGCAGGCCATGGCCAGAAAGGCGGCGCTGGACATCTGCGCCGAGGTCAGGGTGTTCCTTCATGCCAAACTGCCGGACATGCCGCTCAGAGAGATGTACCTCAGCGGCAGCTTGTATGACGACCTTCAG gTGGTGACAGCTGACCACGCCCAGCTGATGGTTCCTCTCATCTTGGAGAAGAATCTGTGGTCGTCCATTCCAGGGGAGGACACCATCATGAACGTCCCGGGTTTCTGGCTCGTTCGCCGGGAAAACCTGGAGTATTTTCCGCGGAACAGCAGCTACTGGGACCGCTGCATGGTCGGCGGTTACCTCTCCCCCAAATCGGTCCTTGAGGTCTTCGAAAAGCTGGTCGCCGGCTCCATCAACTGGCCGGCCATAGGGAGCGTCCTCGATTACATCATCCGTCCCGTGGTCCCCTCCGAGACGCTGACCCTCGAGGTTCAGTACGAGACCAACCGGAGGCTCTACGTGGACTTCCTGCCTTTGCTCGTGATGGAGGACGGCACGTCGCTGATCGCCAAGCCACACCGGCTAGCCGCCGAGCGCCACGAGAACCTGTGGCGGCAGAGCTTCCGCGTGGCCGAGACGGCGCGGCTCAGGGCGCTGGATCAGGAGGACGGCGGCTGCCGCTGCGCCTGCCTAAAGGTGGCGAAGGCCGCGTGCAAGCTGACCCCGGCTCTGAGCCGACTCAACGCCAGCCAGCTCACCAACACCATCCTGCTGCTGAGCGAGAAGGAAGGGGACTGGACCCAGGAGGCGCTGGCCGACCgcttcctccagctgctgcggACGCTGGTCGAGCACTTGGAGGCCGGGAGGCTGCCGTGCACCCTCAGCCCCAAAGTGAACCTATTCTGTGAGCTGACCGAACAGGAAGTAGACGAACTGGGGTACACGCTGTACTGCGCCCTTTCAGAACCCGAGGGGCTGCTGAGAACTGCAGAGCCGCAGATCTGA
- the LOC108236189 gene encoding uncharacterized protein LOC108236189: MALLNYPVPELDATLKEVSRVLQLTLRPDLYLEFKSTLEQQRHVVEEAQQKLTVTAAGQENWVTQQFKRGLLCCPDPLPTSTALPVVLLPCKAKACTQLGRAAALLWAAAQLYSEPLLLEGDVPLEHTQQSEVFAASRIPGKTQDELKVYPGSLHAIVTCAGGVFPVDILCHPSANGPVSARSFMDIYNQLVQVMDQPRAAGQSDPSVICSLSALERKSWAAIREEIQKQGGEALTSLELMESAVLTLCLEDCDAPSELADVLNAVRLSGGGENPRLRYYDKVMNLVVFKDGTAGMVFEHSAVDGMVAALVTERVYHLSETVDLNFVLHDTENMTKSDSVNSAKSVSPSALNFPLQGISRPQENPELAANHLVLTFDMPSYPDVFSTLRGQRGLYDAWVNFSLQLSLRQTFGESATSYMLVTPTHMRHYKHGRCDPTYSLTIHSFNLVNALSTYICPDNTIQYTNDLLQLFHVAFLEHKNLIRNTKSGQGVGPHLAALRRSLPSDNPLKTFLNPFGCPSVYLTGIDLMEGLECGGGNVYAQDQLAVTYLGKTDKVRLILNGKGTFAVALEKLQENLKMNLKLVMLLAVRYAIASQMGALECLFKQGQTEEKTNCSGSPAKGKSTVDSVSDMGSSYTLVIHGGAGEEMMLNNKVAEIIEFALQTALTTGSQVLQRGGSSLDAVQRSVEALEDCFLFNAGKGSVLNKDGKNEMEATIVDGKGTRSGSVACVRSIKNPIKAARCVMERSSHSLLVGKGAEEFFQGLNEKEKPVGPEYFFTDIRHKELIAKLRGGNTSKNNHPQTVGAVALDRWNGLAAASSTGGVVGKLKGRVGDTAVVGAGIYADDKVAITCSGDGDVFLRNTVAQKIASLYHNKGYSLRQACKEVMAENLKGTCAGIIAVDKKGDAVIETNAGVMFVASMTNGISRVEVLRPMKAHNVIWETDELVAFLNPNPWTPGSTILTRKTLSGASSIFQLPIPDFTAMLQGAKVVSNLLCERLGVQRCALVFNPTPDKPAEIRLLPLHGLEPKWKPHLAREEEFHGHCPGFCTSKSGPRWDEDKLAQVQADIRKSLPTPNAPCCFDCFGDPSNDNLFCQIIRGEQQQWRVWEDSEHVAFLTPYPNRPGLTVVVPRKASTSDIFRMDDPDYNALMLATYTVAQLLQKGMRAQNVAMIFEGFEIDHAHAKLVPQLHSPDATKTTELQAEFFESYPGFVSSLDGPPADSESLKNIHTKITQSRPPRSWEDPQSHSTLAITNQWYHNIFQIQNTLFHSTVEYFHSCCQYSYALTPLTTDTISSPMGLGSDSEPVSVHLLGQDVYLADSMQFVLEYFLRFQENLPGTYYISPSFRGEDPDATHLNQFYHVECELLGDMDNAISIAEGYLAHLTKSMLRKHSDIILNTAGSLTHATALLSKMEGKTSLPRIPLDEAISVMPSADCLEWVQDGQPHFGRKLTRKGERVLIEKYGGAVWLTEMDHLGVPFYQAYVEGTGRSKAKAADLLLGLGETVGLGERHSTPEMVQEALRHHAVPEETYKWYINMRQVTPLLTSGWGMGTERYLCWLLQHNDVRDVQIIPRMKGMKYMP, translated from the exons ATGGCACTTCTCAACTACCCTGTTCCAGAGCTGGACGCGACGCTGAAAGAAGTGAGCCGTGTTCTGCAGCTCACGCTTCGCCCCGACCTTTACCTGGAGTTCAAAAGCACGCTGGAACAGCAGAGGCACGTCGTTGAAGAGGCTCAGCAGAAGTTAACAGTCACGGCTGCAGGCCAAGAAAACTGGGTGACACAGCAGTTCAAGAGAGGCTTGTTGTGCTGCCCGGACCCCCTGCCTACTTCGACTGCACTCCCGGTGGTCCTTCTTCCATGTAAAGCAAAGGCGTGCACCCAGCTGGGGAgggcagcagctctgctctgggCAGCGGCACAGCTGTACAGTGAGCCCCTCCTGTTGGAGGGCGATGTTCCCCTGGAGCACACTCAGCAATCAGAAGTCTTCGCTGCCAGCCGCATTCCTGGCAAAACTCAAGATGAGCTTAAG GTCTACCCAGGCAGCCTTCATGCCATTGTCACCTGTGCTGGGGGAGTGTTTCCTGTTGACATTCTGTGCCACCCAAGCGCCAACGGACCAGTTTCTGCACGCTCATTTATGGACATCTACAACCAGCTAGTTCAGGTGATGGACCAGCCCAGAGCGGCGGGACAGAGTGATCCCTCTGTCATTTGCAGTCTCTCAGCTCTGGAGCGCAAGTCCTGGGCTGCAATCAGGGAAGAGATACAGAAACAAGGAGGAGAGGCTTTGACATCGCTGGAGCTGATGGAGAGCGCCGTCCTTACACTCTGCCTGGAAGACTGCGACGCACCTTCTGAACTGGCTGATGTCCTTAATGCAGTGAGGCTcagtggaggaggagagaacCCACGTTTGAGATATTATGACAAG GTAATGAACCTGGTTGTCTTCAAAGACGGCACAGCTGGGATGGTGTTCGAGCACAGTGCCGTGGATGGGATGGTAGCAGCTCTTGTGACTGAACGTGTGTACCATCTGTCTGAGACTGTTGACTTAAACTTTGTCCTTCATGACACAGAAAATATGACCAAGTCTGACTCAGTGAACAGCGCTAAATCTGTTAGTCCAAGTGCCCTAAACTTTCCCCTGCAAGGGATCAGCAGACCCCAAGAGAACCCTGAATTAGCAGCAAACCATCTAGTCCTCACTTTTGACATGCCTTCTTATCCAGATGTATTTTCTACTCTCAGAGGGCAGAGGGGCCTGTATGATGCTTGGGTCAATTTCTCCTTGCAGCTCTCCCTGAGGCAGACTTTTGGAGAATCTGCAACCAGCTACATGCTTGTCACGCCAACCCATATGCGGCACTACAAACATGGTCGCTGTGATCCTACTTACTCGCTCACCATTCATTCTTTTAATTTAGTAAATGCCTTGTCAACCTACATTTGTCCAGACAACACAATCCAGTACACTAACGATTTACTGCAGTTGTTCCATGTTGCATTTTTGGAGCACAAGAACCTCATCAGGAACACCAAGAGTGGCCAAGGAGTGGGTCCCCACTTGGCTGCCCTGCGTCGATCTTTGCCATCTGACAATCCATTGAAGACGTTCCTGAACCCTTTCGGATGTCCATCGGTGTACCTCACGGGTATCGATCTGATGGAAGGTTTGGAGTGTGGAGGAGGAAACGTTTATGCCCAAGACCAGCTCGCTGTAACCTACCTTGGGAAGACTGACAAGGTGCGCCTTATACTTAACGGAAAGGGGACCTTTGCGGTAGCTCTGGAGAAGCTTCAAGAAAACCTCAAGATGAATTTGAAATTGGTGATGCTTCTCGCTGTTAGATATGCCATTGCAAGCCAGATGGGAGCACTGGAGTGTCTATTCAAACAGGGCCAGACAGAGGAGAAGACTAACTGCTCAGGGAGTCCAGCCAAAGGCAAAAGCACTGTTGACTCTGTATCTGACATGGGCTCAAGCTACACTTTAGTGATCCATGGTGGCGCTGGAGAGGAGATGATGCTGAACAATAAAGTGGCAGAGATTATTGAGTTTGCTTTACAAACAGCCTTGACCACTGGGTCCCAAGTACTCCAACGAGGGGGCAGTAGTCTGGATGCTGTTCAGAGGTCTGTGGAAGCTTTAGAAGACTGCTTCCTGTTCAATGCAGGCAAAGGTTCAGTGTTAAACAAAGACGGCAAAAATGAAATGGAAGCAACTATTGTAGATGGTAAAGGAACGAGGTCAGGATCTGTTGCTTGTGTGAGAAGCATAAAAAACCCAATCAAAGCAGCCAGATGTGTAATGGAGAGGAGCTCACATTCACTGCTTGTGGGAAAGGGAGCTGAAGAGTTCTTTCAAGGGTTGAACGAAAAAGAAAAGCCTGTCGGGCCAGAGTATTTCTTCACCGACATACGTCACAAAGAGTTAATTGCAAAGCTCAGAGGCGGAAACACCTCAAAAAACAATCACCCTCAGACAGTTGGAGCTGTGGCCTTGGATCGTTGGAATGGATTGGCTGCCGCGTCCTCCACAGGTGGGGTGGTTGGAAAGCTGAAAGGGCGAGTTGGGGATACTGCCGTTGTAGGGGCAGGAATATATGCTGATGACAAGGTTGCTATCACTTGCTCTGGAGATGGCGATGTTTTTTTGAGAAACACTGTGGCACAGAAAATAGCCAGTCTATACCACAACAAAGGCTATAGCCTTCGGCAAGCCTGCAAGGAAGTGATGGCTGAAAATTTGAAAGGCACGTGTGCAGGGATCATTGCTGTGGACAAAAAAGGCGATGCTGTCATTGAAACAAATGCTGGTGTGATGTTTGTGGCCTCGATGACTAATGGCATTTCACGAGTAGAGGTTCTCAGACCCATGAAGGCCCACAATGTGATCTGGGAAACAGATGAGCTAGTTGCCTTCCTGAACCCCAACCCCTGGACCCCTGGATCAACCATTCTGACTAGAAAAACTCTTAGTGGGGCAAGCAGCATCTTCCAGCTGCCCATACCTGACTTCACTGCCATGCTACAAGGGGCAAAAGTTGTATCTAACTTGCTGTGTGAGCGACTGGGGGTGCAGCGTTGTGCCTTGGTTTTTAATCCAACTCCTGATAAACCAGCAGAAATTAGACTACTCCCTCTTCATGGTTTGGAGCCAAAGTGGAAGCCCCATCTTGCTCGGGAGGAGGAGTTCCATGGTCACTGTCCTGGCTTCTGTACCTCAAAAAGTGGCCCACGTTGGGATGAGGATAAACTGGCCCAGGTTCAGGCCGACATCAGAAAATCACTGCCAACACCAAATGCTCCTTGTTGCTTTGACTGTTTTGGTGATCCCTCCAATGACAACCTGTTTTGCCAGATTATACGTGGAGAGCAGCAACAGTGGAGAGTGTGGGAGGACAGTGAGCATGTTGCCTTCCTGACACCATACCCCAACAGACCTGGGCTAACTGTTGTGGTGCCACGAAAAGCATCGACCAGTGACATCTTCAGAATGGACGATCCTGACTACAATGCACTGATGTTAGCCACTTATACTGTTGCTCAACTACTGCAAAAAGGAATGAGAGCTCAGAATGTCGCAATGATCTTCGAGGGATTCGAGATTGACCATGCCCATGCTAAGCTGGTCCCTCAGTTACATTCTCCAGATGCCACTAAAACTACTGAGCTGCAAGCAGAGTTTTTCGAAAGTTACCCTGGATTTGTGTCATCGCTGGATGGCCCACCTGCTGACTCCGAAAGCCTaaaaaacatccacacaaaAATTACCCAGAGCAGGCCTCCTCGTTCGTGGGAAGATCCCCAGTCTCATTCCACACTTGCCATCACAAACCAGTGGTATCACAACATCTTCCAGATTCAGAACACGTTATTCCACAGCACAGTGGAATATTTCCACAGCTGCTGCCAGTACTCGTATGCTCTGACCCCTCTCACCACAGACACCATTTCCTCACCAATGGGCCTGGGATCTGACTCAGAGCCAGTGTCTGTTCATCTGCTAGGGCAAGATGTATACCTGGCTGACTCCATGCAGTTTGTGCTTGAATACTTTCTTCGCTTTCAGGAGAACCTACCTGGGACCTACTACATATCTCCTAGCTTCAGGGGAGAAGATCCGGATGCCACGCACTTGAATCAGTTCTACCACGTTGAGTGTGAGTTGCTGGGTGACATGGACAATGCAATTTCCATTGCAGAGGGATACTTGGCTCATCTTACCAAGTCCATGTTGAGGAAACACTCAGACATAATCCTGAACACTGCTGGCTCCCTTACACATGCCACAGCCCTGCTGAGTAAAATGGAAGGAAAAACCTCTCTTCCAAGAATCCCCCTAGATGAGGCCATTTCAGTGATGCCCTCTGCTGACTGCTTAGAGTGGGTACAAGATGGCCAGCCACATTTTGGTAGAAAGCTAACTCGCAAAGGTGAGCGTGTTCTGATAGAGAAGTATGGTGGTGCTGTTTGGCTAACTGAGATGGACCATCTAGGAGTTCCCTTCTACCAGGCGTACGTGGAGGGCACAGGGCGGAGCAAGGCCAAAGCAGCCGACCTTTTGCTGGGGCTGGGTGAGACTGTAGGCCTTGGTGAACGTCATTCCACCCCTGAGATGGTACAAGAAGCCCTGAGGCATCATGCAGTGCCAGAGGAGACCTATAAGTGGTACATAAACATGCGCCAAGTGACGCCCCTCCTCACCAGTGGATGGGGCATGGGGACGGAGCGCTACCTGTGCTGGCTGCTTCAGCACAACGATGTCAGAGATGTGCAAATCATACCAAGGATGAAAGGAATGAAGTACATGCCATGA